One window of Globicephala melas chromosome 2, mGloMel1.2, whole genome shotgun sequence genomic DNA carries:
- the PPIP5K1 gene encoding inositol hexakisphosphate and diphosphoinositol-pentakisphosphate kinase 1 isoform X10, which translates to MWSLPASEGESATAHFFLGAGDEGLGTRGIGMRTEESDSELLEDEEDEVLPEPQIIVGICAMTKKSKSKPMTQILERLCRFDYLTVIILGEDVILNEPVENWPSCHCLISFHSKGFPLDKAVAYSKLRNPFLINDLAMQYYIQDRREVYRILQEEGIDLPRYAVLNRDPARPEECNLIEGEDQVEVNGAVFPKPFVEKPVSAEDHNVYIYYPSSAGGGSQRLFRKIGSRSSVYSPESSVRKTGSYIYEEFMPTDGTDVKVYTVGPDYAHAEARKSPALDGKVERDSEGKEIRYPVMLTAMEKLVARKVCVAFKQTVCGFDLLRANGHSFVCDVNGFSFVKNSMKYYDDCAKILGNTIMRELAPQFQIPWSIPTEAEDIPIVPTTSGTMMELRCVIAIIRHGDRTPKQKMKMEVTHPRFFSLFEKHGGYKTGKLKLKRPEQLQEVLDITRLLLAELEKEPGGEIEEKTGKLEQLKSVLEMYGHFSGINRKVQLTYYPHGVKASNEGQDPQGEALAPSLLLVLKWGGELTPAGRVQAEELGRAFRCMYPGGQGDYAGFPGCGLLRLHSTFRHDLKIYASDEGRVQMTAAAFAKGLLALEGELTPILVQMVKSANMNGLLDSDGDSLSSCQHRVKARLHHILQQDAPFAPEDYDQLAPTGSTSLLNSMAIIQNPVKVCDQVFALIENLTHQIQKRMQDPKSVDLQLYHSETLELMLQRWSKLERDFRQKSGRYDISKIPDIYDCVKYDVQHNGSLGLQGTAELLRLSKALADVVIPQEYGISREEKLEIAVGFCLPLLRKILLDLQRTHEDESVNKLHPLYSRGVLSPGRHVRTRLYFTSESHVHSLLSVFRYGGLLDETKDAQWQRALAYLSAISELNYMTQIVIMLYEDNTRDPLSEERFHVELHFSPGVKGVEEEGSAPTGCGFRPASSENEEMKTDQGSMEDLCPGKASDEPDGALQTSPQPSEGPGLPKRSPLIRNRKAGSMEVLSETSSSRPGGYRLFSSSRPPTEMKQSGLGSQCTGLFSTTVLGGSSSAPNLQDYARSQGKKLPPASLKHRDGFEGCSMVPTIYPLETLHNALSLRQVSEFLSRVCQRHTDAQAQASAALFDSMHSNQTSDSPFSPPRTLHSPTLQLRQRSEKPPWYSSGPSSTVSSAGPSSPTAVDGNCHFGFSDHPSLNSHVTEEHQGLGLLQETIGNGAQELPIEGEQEPFERNQSPQEPPVETSQPCQKVAEEVSQPCQNIPEEVSQPCQEVPDISQPCQENHDDVNQTCQEVPQISQPCQNASLLYQKVSEEACELCQENSEEVNQPRQGAPVEVGRRVPGLPVGVGGLAQEILMEVGKPAQGIPEELSQPCQEFSGDIGRLAQEASAIILLSQDIPEVDKPSQEFPGEGDLHVQEVPEEVNQQQSYVVPELIDQLSGEDVPEVQYPSSNVNPQSQSLACDQNSPLPPATCD; encoded by the exons GCTTTCCTCTGGACAAAGCTGTTGCTTACTCCAAACTTCGAAACCCTTTTCTTATCAATGACCTGGCTATGCAGTATTACATCCAGGATAG GAGGGAGGTGTACCGGATCCTGCAGGAGGAGGGTATTGATCTGCCTCGATATGCTGTGCTCAACCGTGACCCTGCCCGGCCTGAGG AGTGCAACCTGATTGAGGGTGAAGATCAGGTGGAGGTAAATGGAGCCGTCTTTCCCAAGCCCTTTGTGGAGAAGCCAGTGAGTGCAGAGGACCACAATGTTTACATCTACTATCCCAGCTCAGCCGGAGGAGGAAGCCAGCGCCTCTTCCGTAAG ATTGGCAGCCGCAGCAGCGTTTACTCTCCTGAGAGCAGCGTCCGGAAGACAGGGTCATACATCTATGAGGAGTTTATGCCAACAGATGGCACAGATGTCAAG GTGTATACAGTGGGGCCAGACTATGCCCATGCTGAAGCCAGAAAATCTCCAGCTTTGGATGGGAAGGTCGAAAGAGACAGTGAGGGGAAAGAAATTCGATATCCAGTCATGCTGACTGCCATGGAAAAGCTGGTGGCCAGGAAAGTCTGCGTAGCTTTTAAG CAAACGGTCTGTGGTTTTGACCTCCTTCGTGCCAATGGTCACTCCTTTGTGTGTGATGTCAATGGCTTCAGTTTCGTCAAGAATTCGATGAAATACTACGATGACTGTGCCAAGATTCTGGG GAACACCATAATGCGGGAGCTTGCCCCGCAGTTCCAGATCCCATGGTCCATCCCCACAGAAGCTGAGGACATTCCCATTGTCCCTACCACATCTGGCACTAT GATGGAACTTCGTTGCGTCATTGCAATTATCCGTCACGGGGATCGTACCCCCAAGCAGAAGATGAAGATGGAAGTGACACACCCAAG GTTTTTTAGTCTGTTTGAAAAACATGGTGGCTACAAGACAGGGAAATTAAAACTGAAGCGGCCTGAGCAGCTACAG GAGGTGCTGGACATCACAAGGCTGCTATTGGCTGAACTGGAAAAAGAACCAGGTGGTGAGATTGAGGAGAAGACTGGGAAACTGGAGCAGCTGAAATCTGTGCTGGAGAT GTATGGTCACTTCTCAGGCATCAACCGGAAGGTGCAGTTAACTTACTACCCTCATGGAGTAAAAGCTTCTAATGAGGGGCAAG ATCCACAGGGGGAGGCTCTGGCCCCATCCCTATTGCTGGTACTGAAGTGGGGTGGAGAACTGACCCCTGCTGGCCGTGTTCAGGCTGAGGAGCTGGGGCGAGCTTTCCGCTGCATGTACCCTGGAGGACAGG GTGACTATGCTGGCTTCCCCGGGTGTGGGCTGCTTCGCCTCCATAGCACCTTCCGCCACGATCTCAAGATTTACGCCTCTGATGAGGGCCGTGTCCAGATGACTGCTGCAGCCTTTGCCAAG GGCCTTCTAGCTCTAGAAGGGGAGCTGACACCCATTTTGGTACAAATGGTGAAGAGTGCCAACATGAACGGGCTCTTGGACAGTGATGGCGATTCCCTGAGCAGCTGCCAGCACCGGGTGAAGGCTCGGCTGCACCACATTTTGCAGCAGGATGCACCCTTTGCCCCTGAGGATTATGATCAG CTGGCTCCCACTGGAAGCACTTCCCTACTCAACTCCATGGCTATAATCCAGAATCCTGTGAAGGTCTGTGATCAGGTATTTGCCCTGATTGAAAACCTCACTCACCAGATCCAGAAACGGATGCAGGACCCCAAGTCTGTAG ACCTGCAGCTTTACCACAGCGAGACACTAGAGCTAATGCTACAGCGTTGGAGCAAGCTGGAGCGTGACTTTCGACAGAAGAGTGGGCGCTATGATATCAGTAAGATCCCTGACATCTATGACTGTGTCAAGTATGATGTGCAGCACAATGGGAGTCTGGGACTTCAAGGAACAGCAGAGTTGCTCCGTCTCTCTAAGGCACTGGCTGATGTGGTCATTCCCCAG GAGTACGGGATCAGTCGGGAGGAGAAACTGGAAATTGCTGTGGGCTTCTGTCTTCCACTGTTGCGGAAGATACTACTTGACCTGCAGAGAACCCACGAGGATGAGTCTGTCAACAAGCTGCACCCCCT GTACTCCCGAGGAGTGCTCTCCCCAGGCCGCCATGTTCGAACACGTCTCTACTTCACCAGTGAAAGCCACGTCCACTCCCTACTCAGTGTCTTCCGTTATGGGGGACTTCTTGAT GAGACCAAGGATGCACAATGGCAGCGAGCTTTGGCTTATCTTAGTGCCATCTCAGAGCTCAACTACATGACCCAGATTGTCATCATGCTTTATGAAGACAACACACGG GATCCCTTATCAGAGGAGCGGTTCCATGTGGAGCTGCACTTCAGCCCTGGAGTGAAAGGTGTCGAGGAAGAAGGCAGTGCCCCAACTGGCTGTGGATTCCGTCCAGCCTCTTCTGAG AATGAGGAGATGAAAACAGACCAAGGCAGCATGGAGGACCTGTGCCCGGGGAAGGCATCAGATGAGCCAGACGGAGCATTGCAGACCTCACCCCAGCCCTCTGAGGGCCCTGGCCTCCCAAAGAGATCACCCCTCATTCGTAACCGAAAAGCCGGCTCCATGGAG GTGCTTTCTGAGACTTCATCCTCGAGGCCTGGTGGCTACCGACTCTTTTCATCTTCACGGCCACCAACGGAGATGAAGCAGAGTGGCCTAG GCTCACAGTGCACGGGGCTGTTCAGCACCACAGTGCTGGGCGGCTCCTCCAGCGCCCCGAATCTTCAGGACTACGCCCGCAGCCAAGGCAAAAAGCTACCACCTGCCAGTCTGAAGCACCGAGATG GATTTGAAGGGTGCTCCATGGTGCCTACCATTTACCCCCTGGAAACACTGCATAATGCCCTTTCCCTGCGTCAAGTGAGTGAATTCTTGAGTAGAGTCTGCCAGCGCCACACTGATGCCCAAGCACAGGCATCTGCAG CCCTCTTTGACTCTATGCACAGCAACCAGACCTCTGATAGCCCGTTTTCTCCACCTCGCACTCTTCATTCACCTACCCTGCAACTCCGGCAGCGCTCTGAAAAGCCCCCTTGGT ACAGCAGTGGCCCTTCCAGCACTGTGTCCAGCGCTGGTCCTTCCTCCCCTACTGCAGTGGATGGTAACTGCCATTTTGGCTTCAGTGATCACCCCTCCCTAAATTCACATGTGACTGAAGAACATCAAGGCCTTGGGCTGCTCCAGGAGACCATTGGGAATGGAGCACAAGAGCTCCCCATAGAAGGGGAACAAGAGCCTTTTGAACGAAACCAGTCCCCACAGGAACCACCTGTGGAAACCAGCCAGCCATGCCAGAAGGTTGCTGAGGAGGTCAGCCAACCATGCCAGAACATCCCTGAAGAGGTCAGCCAGCCATGCCAGGAAGTCCCTGACATCAGCCAGCCATGCCAGGAGAACCATGATGATGTTAACCAGACATGCCAGGAGGTCCCTCAGATCAGCCAACCATGCCAGAATGCCAGCCTACTGTACCAGAAAGTCTCTGAGGAAGCTTGCGAGCTTTGCCAGGAGAACTCTGAGGAGGTCAACCAGCCACGCCAGGGGGCCCCTGTGGAGGTTGGCAGGCGGGTCCCTGGGTTACCTGTAGGGGTTGGTGGCCTGGCCCAGGAAATCCTCATGGAAGTCGGCAAACCAGCCCAAGGGATCCCTGAGGAGCTCAGCCAGCCATGCCAGGAATTCTCTGGGGACATTGGCAGGCTGGCCCAAGAGGCTTCTGCAATCATTTTGTTGTCTCAGGACATCCCAGAGGTTGATAAACCATCCCAAGAGTTCCCTGGGGAGGGTGATCTGCATGTCCAGGAGGTCCCAGAGGAGGTGAATCAGCAGCAGTCCTATGTGGTCCCTGAGTTGATTGACCAGCTGTCTGGAGAGGATGTTCCTGAAGTCCAGTATCCATCTAGCAATGTAAACCCTCAGAGCCAGTCTCTAGCCTGTGACCAGAACTCACCCCTTCCACCAGCAACATGTGATTAA
- the PPIP5K1 gene encoding inositol hexakisphosphate and diphosphoinositol-pentakisphosphate kinase 1 isoform X13 encodes MWSLPASEGESATAHFFLGAGDEGLGTRGIGMRTEESDSELLEDEEDEVLPEPQIIVGICAMTKKSKSKPMTQILERLCRFDYLTVIILGEDVILNEPVENWPSCHCLISFHSKGFPLDKAVAYSKLRNPFLINDLAMQYYIQDRREVYRILQEEGIDLPRYAVLNRDPARPEECNLIEGEDQVEVNGAVFPKPFVEKPVSAEDHNVYIYYPSSAGGGSQRLFRKIGSRSSVYSPESSVRKTGSYIYEEFMPTDGTDVKVYTVGPDYAHAEARKSPALDGKVERDSEGKEIRYPVMLTAMEKLVARKVCVAFKQTVCGFDLLRANGHSFVCDVNGFSFVKNSMKYYDDCAKILGNTIMRELAPQFQIPWSIPTEAEDIPIVPTTSGTMMELRCVIAIIRHGDRTPKQKMKMEVTHPRFFSLFEKHGGYKTGKLKLKRPEQLQEVLDITRLLLAELEKEPGGEIEEKTGKLEQLKSVLEMYGHFSGINRKVQLTYYPHGVKASNEGQDPQGEALAPSLLLVLKWGGELTPAGRVQAEELGRAFRCMYPGGQGDYAGFPGCGLLRLHSTFRHDLKIYASDEGRVQMTAAAFAKGLLALEGELTPILVQMVKSANMNGLLDSDGDSLSSCQHRVKARLHHILQQDAPFAPEDYDQLAPTGSTSLLNSMAIIQNPVKVCDQVFALIENLTHQIQKRMQDPKSVDLQLYHSETLELMLQRWSKLERDFRQKSGRYDISKIPDIYDCVKYDVQHNGSLGLQGTAELLRLSKALADVVIPQVLSETSSSRPGGYRLFSSSRPPTEMKQSGLGSQCTGLFSTTVLGGSSSAPNLQDYARSQGKKLPPASLKHRDELLFVPAVKRFSVSFAKHPTNELLDDQHPVVRLLRSFSSDCTGGWPVSLDATLAHHLHQCSYHLRLFRNWLRSGQDDPECLYGFEGCSMVPTIYPLETLHNALSLRQVSEFLSRVCQRHTDAQAQASAALFDSMHSNQTSDSPFSPPRTLHSPTLQLRQRSEKPPWYSSGPSSTVSSAGPSSPTAVDGNCHFGFSDHPSLNSHVTEEHQGLGLLQETIGNGAQELPIEGEQEPFERNQSPQEPPVETSQPCQKVAEEVSQPCQNIPEEVSQPCQEVPDISQPCQENHDDVNQTCQEVPQISQPCQNASLLYQKVSEEACELCQENSEEVNQPRQGAPVEVGRRVPGLPVGVGGLAQEILMEVGKPAQGIPEELSQPCQEFSGDIGRLAQEASAIILLSQDIPEVDKPSQEFPGEGDLHVQEVPEEVNQQQSYVVPELIDQLSGEDVPEVQYPSSNVNPQSQSLACDQNSPLPPATCD; translated from the exons GCTTTCCTCTGGACAAAGCTGTTGCTTACTCCAAACTTCGAAACCCTTTTCTTATCAATGACCTGGCTATGCAGTATTACATCCAGGATAG GAGGGAGGTGTACCGGATCCTGCAGGAGGAGGGTATTGATCTGCCTCGATATGCTGTGCTCAACCGTGACCCTGCCCGGCCTGAGG AGTGCAACCTGATTGAGGGTGAAGATCAGGTGGAGGTAAATGGAGCCGTCTTTCCCAAGCCCTTTGTGGAGAAGCCAGTGAGTGCAGAGGACCACAATGTTTACATCTACTATCCCAGCTCAGCCGGAGGAGGAAGCCAGCGCCTCTTCCGTAAG ATTGGCAGCCGCAGCAGCGTTTACTCTCCTGAGAGCAGCGTCCGGAAGACAGGGTCATACATCTATGAGGAGTTTATGCCAACAGATGGCACAGATGTCAAG GTGTATACAGTGGGGCCAGACTATGCCCATGCTGAAGCCAGAAAATCTCCAGCTTTGGATGGGAAGGTCGAAAGAGACAGTGAGGGGAAAGAAATTCGATATCCAGTCATGCTGACTGCCATGGAAAAGCTGGTGGCCAGGAAAGTCTGCGTAGCTTTTAAG CAAACGGTCTGTGGTTTTGACCTCCTTCGTGCCAATGGTCACTCCTTTGTGTGTGATGTCAATGGCTTCAGTTTCGTCAAGAATTCGATGAAATACTACGATGACTGTGCCAAGATTCTGGG GAACACCATAATGCGGGAGCTTGCCCCGCAGTTCCAGATCCCATGGTCCATCCCCACAGAAGCTGAGGACATTCCCATTGTCCCTACCACATCTGGCACTAT GATGGAACTTCGTTGCGTCATTGCAATTATCCGTCACGGGGATCGTACCCCCAAGCAGAAGATGAAGATGGAAGTGACACACCCAAG GTTTTTTAGTCTGTTTGAAAAACATGGTGGCTACAAGACAGGGAAATTAAAACTGAAGCGGCCTGAGCAGCTACAG GAGGTGCTGGACATCACAAGGCTGCTATTGGCTGAACTGGAAAAAGAACCAGGTGGTGAGATTGAGGAGAAGACTGGGAAACTGGAGCAGCTGAAATCTGTGCTGGAGAT GTATGGTCACTTCTCAGGCATCAACCGGAAGGTGCAGTTAACTTACTACCCTCATGGAGTAAAAGCTTCTAATGAGGGGCAAG ATCCACAGGGGGAGGCTCTGGCCCCATCCCTATTGCTGGTACTGAAGTGGGGTGGAGAACTGACCCCTGCTGGCCGTGTTCAGGCTGAGGAGCTGGGGCGAGCTTTCCGCTGCATGTACCCTGGAGGACAGG GTGACTATGCTGGCTTCCCCGGGTGTGGGCTGCTTCGCCTCCATAGCACCTTCCGCCACGATCTCAAGATTTACGCCTCTGATGAGGGCCGTGTCCAGATGACTGCTGCAGCCTTTGCCAAG GGCCTTCTAGCTCTAGAAGGGGAGCTGACACCCATTTTGGTACAAATGGTGAAGAGTGCCAACATGAACGGGCTCTTGGACAGTGATGGCGATTCCCTGAGCAGCTGCCAGCACCGGGTGAAGGCTCGGCTGCACCACATTTTGCAGCAGGATGCACCCTTTGCCCCTGAGGATTATGATCAG CTGGCTCCCACTGGAAGCACTTCCCTACTCAACTCCATGGCTATAATCCAGAATCCTGTGAAGGTCTGTGATCAGGTATTTGCCCTGATTGAAAACCTCACTCACCAGATCCAGAAACGGATGCAGGACCCCAAGTCTGTAG ACCTGCAGCTTTACCACAGCGAGACACTAGAGCTAATGCTACAGCGTTGGAGCAAGCTGGAGCGTGACTTTCGACAGAAGAGTGGGCGCTATGATATCAGTAAGATCCCTGACATCTATGACTGTGTCAAGTATGATGTGCAGCACAATGGGAGTCTGGGACTTCAAGGAACAGCAGAGTTGCTCCGTCTCTCTAAGGCACTGGCTGATGTGGTCATTCCCCAG GTGCTTTCTGAGACTTCATCCTCGAGGCCTGGTGGCTACCGACTCTTTTCATCTTCACGGCCACCAACGGAGATGAAGCAGAGTGGCCTAG GCTCACAGTGCACGGGGCTGTTCAGCACCACAGTGCTGGGCGGCTCCTCCAGCGCCCCGAATCTTCAGGACTACGCCCGCAGCCAAGGCAAAAAGCTACCACCTGCCAGTCTGAAGCACCGAGATG AGCTCTTGTTTGTCCCGGCCGTAAAACGATTTTCTGTGTCGTTTGCAAAGCATCCGACTAACG AGCTGCTGGATGACCAGCACCCTGTGGTCCGGTTGCTGCGCAGTTTTTCCTCTGACTGCACAGGGGGCTGGCCAGTCTCCTTGGATGCCACGCTGGCGCATCACCTGCACCAGTGCTCCTACCACCTGCGCCTCTTCCGGAACTGGCTGCGCTCAGGCCAGGATGATCCTGAGTGCCTCTACG GATTTGAAGGGTGCTCCATGGTGCCTACCATTTACCCCCTGGAAACACTGCATAATGCCCTTTCCCTGCGTCAAGTGAGTGAATTCTTGAGTAGAGTCTGCCAGCGCCACACTGATGCCCAAGCACAGGCATCTGCAG CCCTCTTTGACTCTATGCACAGCAACCAGACCTCTGATAGCCCGTTTTCTCCACCTCGCACTCTTCATTCACCTACCCTGCAACTCCGGCAGCGCTCTGAAAAGCCCCCTTGGT ACAGCAGTGGCCCTTCCAGCACTGTGTCCAGCGCTGGTCCTTCCTCCCCTACTGCAGTGGATGGTAACTGCCATTTTGGCTTCAGTGATCACCCCTCCCTAAATTCACATGTGACTGAAGAACATCAAGGCCTTGGGCTGCTCCAGGAGACCATTGGGAATGGAGCACAAGAGCTCCCCATAGAAGGGGAACAAGAGCCTTTTGAACGAAACCAGTCCCCACAGGAACCACCTGTGGAAACCAGCCAGCCATGCCAGAAGGTTGCTGAGGAGGTCAGCCAACCATGCCAGAACATCCCTGAAGAGGTCAGCCAGCCATGCCAGGAAGTCCCTGACATCAGCCAGCCATGCCAGGAGAACCATGATGATGTTAACCAGACATGCCAGGAGGTCCCTCAGATCAGCCAACCATGCCAGAATGCCAGCCTACTGTACCAGAAAGTCTCTGAGGAAGCTTGCGAGCTTTGCCAGGAGAACTCTGAGGAGGTCAACCAGCCACGCCAGGGGGCCCCTGTGGAGGTTGGCAGGCGGGTCCCTGGGTTACCTGTAGGGGTTGGTGGCCTGGCCCAGGAAATCCTCATGGAAGTCGGCAAACCAGCCCAAGGGATCCCTGAGGAGCTCAGCCAGCCATGCCAGGAATTCTCTGGGGACATTGGCAGGCTGGCCCAAGAGGCTTCTGCAATCATTTTGTTGTCTCAGGACATCCCAGAGGTTGATAAACCATCCCAAGAGTTCCCTGGGGAGGGTGATCTGCATGTCCAGGAGGTCCCAGAGGAGGTGAATCAGCAGCAGTCCTATGTGGTCCCTGAGTTGATTGACCAGCTGTCTGGAGAGGATGTTCCTGAAGTCCAGTATCCATCTAGCAATGTAAACCCTCAGAGCCAGTCTCTAGCCTGTGACCAGAACTCACCCCTTCCACCAGCAACATGTGATTAA